The genomic stretch AGCGTGCCTGCGGAAATCTTGCCGGCTCCAAGCGTGAGTGGCGGGGTGATTCTTGCATCGCCGCTGTTCGGCCCGACGAAATAAACGTTGTTGGATCGCGCCAGCAGACCCTCCTGGTTCGCGAACGTGCCGACGGCGATCTGACCCAGCGTCTGATTCAGGCCGTTGCTGAAAGTGCCGGTGATAACGCCGTCCTCGCCGATGCTGTAATCGATCAGCGTTCCGGTCGAAAAACCGTTCTGAAAGCTCATCACGATCGTGGACTGGCCGGTGACGGACAGGCCGCTCATTCGTGAGAAATCGATCTGAATTGCGAGCGGGTCGTTCGCGCCCGTGCCGACGCGATTAATAAGGAATCCGGGCTGAGGCGCCGCGATGTACTGACCGTTGCCGTCGAAAGTGATCGTCCCCGTTCCCACGACGAAGTCCACGTCAGAATCGTCGGCTGAAGAGGCATAGTATCGCCAGGTTGCGCTGCCCGTGTCGCGCGCTTCGAGCACCATCGTCAGATCGACCGTCAACGGCGCCCCCAGACTGTCATACACGACAAATGTCGTATGCGAACTCTCACCATTGGCCGCCTGAGTTTCCGTGAATGTGAACGGCACCTGCGTACCGCCGTTGCTGATCAGATCCCCGGCCTGGATCGACAGCGCATTCTGGGTTCCGGCATTGCCGCGAATCTCCAATCTGCCATCGGCCGTCACGCCGGTTCCCGGATTGCCCGCCACGCCCACGCTTGTGTCAATACCGATCACCTCATCGGTCCATGCGAGGAAGTCCGCAATGGTGGTGCCGGTTGTCCCCACAATGAACTGAGCGGAAGGGACATCACGTCCTCCGCGCGAAACACCATCAATCGTGATGACGTCCCCGTTCGCAAAAAGCGCGCCGCCCGGACCGGGAGACGTGCGAATGTTGGTCAACGCGGTTCCTGGGCCAGTCACGTTGTTCAACTGCACGCCGGTCGTGGCGTTGTACAGAATCTGTGACTGAAGAATCGATCCCTGCGTCGCAACAATCTTGGTCGCGCTGGAATTGAGCACGCCGTCCATCTGAATTTCGTTTGTCGCCTTTGCCGTGGTCAACACACCGATCGGGATACTCACGTCGACCACCGATCCCGGAATCAGCTCAAAGTTCGAGTTCACTGCATAGCCTTGAACAAAGAACCCATCCGCCGACAGCAACCGGTTGTCCGCACTCAGGCTGAACGCACCGTCACGGGTGAATACCCGTTCGTTCTCCGGCGTTCGCAGAACGAAGAAGCCGTCACCTTCGATTGCCAGATCGCTCGGCACTCCCGTCGTCTCAACGGAGCCCGGCGTGAACGATCGCTGAATCGCACCAATTGCCGCACCCAGTCCGATCTGAACCGGATTGGTCCCGCCCTGCAGCGCGCTCGGTTTCGTGCCGGCCGCAAGCGTTCGCGAAAACTGCGATTGGAACAGTGTCCGCGAGCCTTTGAAGCCCGTCGTATTTATGTTGGCGATGTTGTCGCCGATGATGTCGAGTCGGAACTGACTCGCATTCATCCCCGAAAGGCCGGTGTAAAGAGATGATGTCAGACCCATACTTGCTTCACTCCAGTTTCTGTGGCGAGAGTTTTCTGACTCGATCAACGACTCGGCGAATAATCAAACTGTTTTCGACAAACCCGGACGCGGCGCATACCGCTGAGCGGACAATCCCGTCTCGTTTATACGGCGACGCGCACGCCCAGGCCCTGCGAGAATAGTGAATCCAGCAGCCCGGCGACCGTGTCCATCTGCTGGGGCCCGTTGACATGCCTTGCGTCCGCAGCAGTGTGCATGCCGGCCTTAATACGCGCGGCATCGTCATTCGCCGCATCTGAATCGTCGGGATTTCCGTCGTTGTCGATGGGTGTCCCAGCATCATCGCTGCCGCCGGCGCCGTCATCCGGCACAACAATCTTCACCTTTTCCACCGTGTCCGCGACGATTGACGTACCATTGTGCAACTTCAGGACGGCCCTGCCCGCCGACGTGTAATCCACGCCGATGACGATCCCTTCGACCTTCGTCGGCTTTCCGTCACTGCCGATCACCGGATCGCCGGAATCGCCGACGCCCGGTCCTTGCACATACAGGCCGATCAAGCTCGCCGGATCGTTGAACTTCTGGGAGGTCAGCCCCTGCAGAATCTTGGTCTGCTGCTGAAGCGCCTTCATTTGTGCCTCGAGCGTGTCACCCAGCCGGGTCGATTGCTCGATCTGCCGAATGTTCGACATCTGCGAAAGCAGTTGCTGGTTGTCCTGCGGTTTGAGCGGATCCTGCTGCTGGAGCTGCGCGATCATCATCGCAAAGAAATCCTCGGTCTTCATGTCGCCGAAACCGACCGTCGTCGGCTTTGACGAACCGCCCGCGACCGCGACATTTGATGTGGATCCGATTTCCATGTTCGCACCCTTCTGCTTCAACAGCGAATTCACATGCCTCGGCATCGGCACATTGCCGCCATCGGCATCATGCCGCACGCTCTAAGCCACAAGATCAACCGATCCATCTCGAATCGGGCGCCGATTCACTCCTCGCACGACGCCGACGTTCGATGACATCGGTCCGGCCGATTCGTCAGCCTGCCACCCGGCATCCCACGCCGAATTGTGATCCCCTTCGCCCTCACGTGAGCGGAAAAACGCACCGCCACGGCCATCCTGAGCGCCGTCCCACGTCTCGCTCTCGCGACCGGATCGCTGCCAGTCGCCGGACGACCTTTGCTGCGACTCGCCATGATTTCGTGCGTCACCGGTCTCTGGAGCGCGAGTCACGACTTCCGACCGCTCTATTCGAATGCCGTGCGCCGACAAGGCGTCGCGAAGCTCGCTCAGTCGTGATTCGACCAACCGCGAAACCGACGCATCTTCGGTCTGAACCTGAAGCGTCATGGCCTGCTGGTCCATTCGCAGTCGCACGGTCACCTGCCCAAGCTCGGGCGGATCAAGCCGCATCGTTGCCTGATAGCGTCCGGCGCCGCCCGAAGTGCTCAGCGTGCGCGACAAAGCCTCAATAGGATCGCTCTGCACATCGCTCGTACTCAACAATTCAGCGACGCGATGTCCGGCGCCCGACGGGCCGGAGCTTCTCACGGCATCCATGCCGACGTTCGCCGGAATCGCGGCCTCGCGATCCGCAATCACCCCGGCAGCCGAGGTATGCGTGCCCACAGAGCCGGGTGTCGTCACCGTTTCACTGGTCGCATGGTCGCGTCCGATCTCGCCGCCACCTTCAAGCAACAGCTTCGCCACCGAAGCAGCCGCGCCATCGCCACGACCGGACAGCACGCGAATGCCGTGTCGAATCTCCGTCGCCGAAGCGGTCACTTTCGCTGTATTTGCTCCGCTGGTGCGTGTCATGGGCGTCGATATCCCGTTGCCGAGCTTCGATTCATTTCCGGACTCCGCATCGGAATCCTGCACACTCGACCCCTCACGACGACCGTCAATCCATCGGCGAACTTTTTCTTCGAACACACTTTCAGCGCCGCGCGCCCTATCGGACGGCCGCTCCTGCGCATCCAGGTGCAAAACTCGGCGCTTGTCGCCAGCCGCCTCACGCGATCTCAGGCCTTCCTCGCCTTCGACCACTGGAGCGTCCGCGCGTCCACGCTGCGTAGCAGCCGGACTACGCGCGGTCTCGGCTGCCGCGCGGTCAGCTTCATCCGTCACCACACGTTGTGAATCCGCTGATTTGCCGCTGATTCGGATGCGATCGGCGGGACTTGATTCCGGACTCGGTGAAGCGGTCTGTACCTCCGCCTCAGCCGGCTCGACCGGGCTTACGCCCTGAGCTGCCCCCCCCTCCGCGGCCCCGCGCGACGAGACCCGCTCATCCAATTTCACGCCAATCGATGTTCGTATTGAATCTTCGGTAGCCACTCGGCCATTGATCGGCCCGGCTCTTTCGGAATCGCCCTCTGTTTTCGTCTCACCCTCCGCTTCGCCGGGCGAGGCGGATGACACGTTTCGCACGATTTCTGACGAAGTGCCATCGAAGGGCGTCGAATCGTCGGATCTGGAATTCTGGATGACGAGTTGCGAACCCGCGGCCTGCGGATCGGCTGCAACCACTGTGTCAGGTACAATGCTGGAGACTTCAACCGAAACCGGGCTATCCGATTCAGTCGACTCCGATCCAATCGGTCGATTGTCTTTCAATGAATCGCGTGACTTGTTCGA from Phycisphaerae bacterium encodes the following:
- a CDS encoding flagellar hook-length control protein FliK encodes the protein MAPGPAPAVAKSGRAGGSGDFKSALADAASRREQTYRTGTPSGADNVRSSGRSNKSRDSLKDNRPIGSESTESDSPVSVEVSSIVPDTVVAADPQAAGSQLVIQNSRSDDSTPFDGTSSEIVRNVSSASPGEAEGETKTEGDSERAGPINGRVATEDSIRTSIGVKLDERVSSRGAAEGGAAQGVSPVEPAEAEVQTASPSPESSPADRIRISGKSADSQRVVTDEADRAAAETARSPAATQRGRADAPVVEGEEGLRSREAAGDKRRVLHLDAQERPSDRARGAESVFEEKVRRWIDGRREGSSVQDSDAESGNESKLGNGISTPMTRTSGANTAKVTASATEIRHGIRVLSGRGDGAAASVAKLLLEGGGEIGRDHATSETVTTPGSVGTHTSAAGVIADREAAIPANVGMDAVRSSGPSGAGHRVAELLSTSDVQSDPIEALSRTLSTSGGAGRYQATMRLDPPELGQVTVRLRMDQQAMTLQVQTEDASVSRLVESRLSELRDALSAHGIRIERSEVVTRAPETGDARNHGESQQRSSGDWQRSGRESETWDGAQDGRGGAFFRSREGEGDHNSAWDAGWQADESAGPMSSNVGVVRGVNRRPIRDGSVDLVA
- a CDS encoding flagellar hook-basal body complex protein; the encoded protein is MGLTSSLYTGLSGMNASQFRLDIIGDNIANINTTGFKGSRTLFQSQFSRTLAAGTKPSALQGGTNPVQIGLGAAIGAIQRSFTPGSVETTGVPSDLAIEGDGFFVLRTPENERVFTRDGAFSLSADNRLLSADGFFVQGYAVNSNFELIPGSVVDVSIPIGVLTTAKATNEIQMDGVLNSSATKIVATQGSILQSQILYNATTGVQLNNVTGPGTALTNIRTSPGPGGALFANGDVITIDGVSRGGRDVPSAQFIVGTTGTTIADFLAWTDEVIGIDTSVGVAGNPGTGVTADGRLEIRGNAGTQNALSIQAGDLISNGGTQVPFTFTETQAANGESSHTTFVVYDSLGAPLTVDLTMVLEARDTGSATWRYYASSADDSDVDFVVGTGTITFDGNGQYIAAPQPGFLINRVGTGANDPLAIQIDFSRMSGLSVTGQSTIVMSFQNGFSTGTLIDYSIGEDGVITGTFSNGLNQTLGQIAVGTFANQEGLLARSNNVYFVGPNSGDARITPPLTLGAGKISAGTLELSNVDLSREFINLITSSTAFSAASRVISTSDTLLQELLLVARR